The window CCGAGTTCGCGGGCGCCCGCGTCGAGGACAAACTCGGTGCCGCCCTCCCCACACGCCGACCCTACGACTCCGCCGTTCATCCTGGATTCGTCGCCGTCGGCGACGCCGCCGGCCACGTCAACCCCACCACCGGCGGTGGCATCGCGGGGGCCGCCTACGCCGGCAAGTACGCCGGCGAACAGGCCATCGAAGCTCTCGAGACCGGCGACGTGAGCGAGGAGGTTCTCTGGCGATACAACGAGCGCGTGATGGATCACTACGGCGCTCGCTACGCCGCCCTGGACGTCTACAACATCCTCTCGACGGCCGTCGACGTCGACGACCTCATGGGGCTGCTCGCGGCGATGCCCGGCGACAAACTCGCCGAAGCCCTCTACTCCGGGAGTACGGACATCGGCCTGAAGCTCAAACTCGAGGCGCTGCTCAAGAGTCGCGGCCACTGGGGCACCATCTGGAACCTCTACCAGACCAAGCGCCGCGCCGACGAGATTCTTGCCCACTACGAACAGTATCCCTCGAGTCCGGACGGCTTCGCGTCCTGGCAGGCCGAACGCGACTACCTCATGCAGAACGTCTACGAGACGACTGGGGCGGATCCGAAGTACTAGGCACCGACCTTTTGCGCTGCGCTCTGACACGCCAGCGCCAACAATGCTGGCGCATGGCGTGTCGACGCTCGGCAAAAGCTCGACCAAAAGCCTTCCTCCCTCCCCTACGGGTTGGTCGTCGGCCCGCTCGCTCACTGACTCACGGGCGTTGCCCGTTCGTCTATCCGCGGCGCTATGCGCCGCGCTTACGATCGCTCGCGGTGAACGTCGGCCAACGGCCTGCCCTTCCCCGACTCACGCGTCGCTCACTGACGTTCGCGTCGCGTTCGTGGCCATAGTTCGCTTGCTACAGGTCGCTTGCTACTACGAACTGTCCGGTAGTATGCCTTGTTCGGGAAATCGGCACGGAAAACGCAAGAAGTCGAACTGGAGTGGTTACTCCGACGACTGCTCGAGACTCACCCGCTCGATAGCGCCCGCGAGCACGTCTATTCCGTGGCGAAGACTCGCCTCGTCCACGTCGAACGTCGACGTGTGGTGGCCGCCCGGGTGATCCGTTCCGACCCCGACATAGCACGCGAGGCCACCGTTCTGTTGCACTTCTCGCATCAGGAACGTCGCATCCTCGCTCCCGCCGAGGTTATCGCGCTCGAGGATCTTCTCGACGCCGTCGACCCCACCAGCGACGTCGGCGACGACCGACACCAACGCCTGGTCGCTCGTCGCACTGGGGGCCTCCGATCCCGTTTCGATCTCGAGTTCACAGTCGTGCATCTCCGCGGCAGCCTTGAGCACTCGCTCGCTCTTTTCGCGCATGTACTCCATCAGTTCGGTCGTCTCACCCCGAACTTCTGCAACGAGTCGGGCCTCCTCGGCGATGATATTCGCCGCCGTTCCGCCTTCGATGACGCCAGCGTTGACGCGCGTGGGGCCATCGGAGTGGCGCGGAATGGCGTACAGGTTCTGGACGGCTGCCGCCAGCGCCTGATTCGCGTTTCGACCCTGTTCCGGGCGGCCGCCAGCGTGGGACGGCTCGCCGGTGAACGTCGCCTCGAGGTGGGCCACCGCGAGGAAGCCGTCGACGCCGGCAACGACCTCGCCGGTGGGGTGGTCGAGGCCGATGTGCACCGCCAGCAGGTAGTCGACGTCGGCGAGGTGGTCGCTCTTTGCCATCGACTTCCCGCCCCCGATGACCTCCTCGGCGGGCTGGAAGAACACCTTCAGCGTGCCCTGGAAGTCGCTGTTGGCGATGGCGTCGATGACGCCGATTCCAATGGTCGCGTGGGCGTCGTGCCCGCAGGCGTGCATCGCTCCCTCGTGTTCCGAACGGAACCCCTCCGCTGCCGGGGCATGGTCGTCGCCGTCGGCTTCCGGCTGTGGCAGGGCGTCGATGTCGACGCGGAGGCCGACCGTCGGCCCCGATCCCTGTTCGAGAACGGCAACAGCACCGGTGTACCCTCCCTCGAGCGACTCGAGGACGTCGGGATCGACGTCGTATTCGGCTGCCTGCTCGTACCAGGAATCGATTTCGTCCCGATCCGGCAGGGCCAGTCGATGCTCGGTTGCGATGGCGTCCGGGCCGACGAACACGTCGAGATCGGCCTCGAGCGACTCGAGCGTCTCGACGACTTTGGCCGTGGTGTAGAATTCCCGCCAGGCGGGCTCTGGTTTTCGGTGTAGGTCTCGCCGTAGCGAGACGAGTGCCTCGTCGTCCATACGCCAGTGCAAGCAGAGCGCCCTCAAAGGCTTGCCGGAGGCGGTACTCCAATCCGGTACTCTCGACAGTCGTTCCCGACGCGATCAGCCGCCGAGGCCGGGCGCAACGATGAAGATCGCCAGCAGGAACACGAGGACGGCGAGGGCGAGCGAGGCTTCGACCCAGGTGTTGTACTCTGGATCGCCGAACAGTCTGAGCCAATCGTCGGCGACGTCGTACAGGAGCGAGAGGCCGAATAGGGCGAACGCGACGACGGCTATTGATAGAATCGCTCCCACGGGTTCGCTCTCGGGGGTCTCCGTCAGAATCGTCAGTACGGCGACCAGCAAGATGAGATACGAGAGTCCGAGCGTCGTCAGGGAGACGAACTTCCGGTAACTCCGTTCCATGGCGTCGACCCGCGGGACGAGTGCGGCGAGTCCGTACGCGAGTGCCGTCACGGTAAGCAACGCCAGCAACAACGAGGTGTCAGCGATGGCCATACCGACCGCTGTGTTCGCTGCCACCATAGTCGTTCGGTCGCCTGCTGTGTGGGATCCGCCGGACTGTCGCTCGAGTGTCCACCGACGGGGACTCGAGCGCGGCTGGCGTACGAACGGTCGTCTCCCCCTTCTAATACGAATTGTCAGCGTCTGCACTCGAGACAGAAATCCGAAAAGGTTCTCGTCAGTTACGTCCGCGCCCCATCCCGTGAATCTGCTCGACTTCGGCCTCGATGTGCACCGAGTCGGGGAAGTTCTGGGAGGCGATGTTGCGCGCGAGGTTGTCGTGGCCGTGGATCTCGAGTTCGCGGGTGAAGACGGTGTACGTCCAGGAGGCGTACTTCCGGTCGTCGTCGGCGTGCAATCGGCGGTGCTGTGGAACGGTGTGTTTCTCCGGTGGATGGGAGTGTGGCCCTTTCAGCGCAGCGCCTTTCTTCTCGGCGGTGGTCTTGATGTCGTCGACGATACCGTCGAGAGCGGCTCTGTCGCCGCTTTGGAGCGTGAGGCGGGTGACGAAGGTCATGGTGTACTGATCCACGGTCACGAGTGAAAAAGGTGCTGAGTTGCGTTCATCGGAGACGAACAGTCCGATATTCTCTTAACGGACGGACTGCTATCTCGAGTAATGGCAGTCGAAGCTACGAGCGCAGGTGCAATCCTCTTCCGCGATACGCGGGGCCGGCGCGAGTATCTTCTACTCAAGAGCCGCCCGGGCGACTGGGAGTTTCCGAAGGGCGGTGTCGAAGGAGATGAAGAACTTCAGCAGACGGCTATCCGCGAAATCAAGGAAGAGGCAGGTATCGATCAGTTCAGACTACTCGACGGCTTTCGCGAGGACTACAGCTACGTCTTCGAAGCGAACGGCAACACGATCCACAAGACCGTCCACCTGTTCGTCGCGAAATCCTACGAGGCGAGCGCGGAGCTCTCGAGAGAGCACCGCGATCTCCAGTGGCGGGATTACGAACAGGCGGTCAACACCGTCACGCAGGACGGGCCGCGCGAAATCTTAGAGCAGGCTCACGAGTACCTCAACGATCTCGAGGACGACGGCGAGATCTGACGGCGACTCGAGTTGCCGTTTTCAGACGACGGAGCCGTCGTGACGCGCAGTGATAACGCTAGTAGCCACTGAACGTCATTACCTTAGTAGCCTCTAGGAGCCACTGAAATCACTGTACACCTTCGAAAGAGAGGCTACGATCTTGTGTGTAAACCGTTTCAGTGGCTACGAGAGGCCTAGTGCCTGTTCTCGAAGGTGGGTAAATCGTAGCACGTCTCCGTTCGGACGCCAACCCAACGTGAGAGAACGTTTTTTTAGCCCCTCTCCCAACTCAACCCGTGGCGCGCAGTGACAGTGAATTCCTGTTCGAACTCCGGTGTTGTCGATGGGCTGAACGTACCTGGCAACCCGACCACCCGGAAACGACGGTACTCGTGGCCCGCCAGCTGGGGACGAAACGCCGTCGTTGGGATACGATCGTCCTCGAGTGTGACCCTGCGGCCCTTCGACACCGCGCGAACTTCGGCCCGGATCGCCTCGGCAGTGATCTTTTGCACGTACTCCGAAACGCCCCCGAGGAGTGGGCATACTACCGCGACTGCCTCCCTGA of the Natronosalvus vescus genome contains:
- a CDS encoding amidohydrolase → MDDEALVSLRRDLHRKPEPAWREFYTTAKVVETLESLEADLDVFVGPDAIATEHRLALPDRDEIDSWYEQAAEYDVDPDVLESLEGGYTGAVAVLEQGSGPTVGLRVDIDALPQPEADGDDHAPAAEGFRSEHEGAMHACGHDAHATIGIGVIDAIANSDFQGTLKVFFQPAEEVIGGGKSMAKSDHLADVDYLLAVHIGLDHPTGEVVAGVDGFLAVAHLEATFTGEPSHAGGRPEQGRNANQALAAAVQNLYAIPRHSDGPTRVNAGVIEGGTAANIIAEEARLVAEVRGETTELMEYMREKSERVLKAAAEMHDCELEIETGSEAPSATSDQALVSVVADVAGGVDGVEKILERDNLGGSEDATFLMREVQQNGGLACYVGVGTDHPGGHHTSTFDVDEASLRHGIDVLAGAIERVSLEQSSE
- a CDS encoding uS10/mL48 family ribosomal protein, encoding MTFVTRLTLQSGDRAALDGIVDDIKTTAEKKGAALKGPHSHPPEKHTVPQHRRLHADDDRKYASWTYTVFTRELEIHGHDNLARNIASQNFPDSVHIEAEVEQIHGMGRGRN
- a CDS encoding bis(5'-nucleosyl)-tetraphosphatase, whose translation is MAVEATSAGAILFRDTRGRREYLLLKSRPGDWEFPKGGVEGDEELQQTAIREIKEEAGIDQFRLLDGFREDYSYVFEANGNTIHKTVHLFVAKSYEASAELSREHRDLQWRDYEQAVNTVTQDGPREILEQAHEYLNDLEDDGEI